In Myripristis murdjan chromosome 23, fMyrMur1.1, whole genome shotgun sequence, the DNA window TTGCCTATATGCCTGGAAACCTCTTCAAAGCACACCGCCAAATGGATCTATCGCCTCCCCCTGCCACCTCTAGATCATGATACTTGGCTGAAGCTATTCCGCTATCTTTATGATCCCTCCTCCATCTATGGCGAACTATAGCCATGCAGGGGACCacaccatcttgcagaatgtcTCTCCTCTCGCTACGTTCCTCAAACTGACCTCTCTGGGTTTCATCATTGGAGTCGGTGTGGTCGGTAACCTCCTGATCTCCATCCTGCTGGTCAAAGACAAGAGCCTGCATCGCGCACCATACTACTTTCTGCTGGACCTGTGCGCTTCTGACATCCTGCGCTCTGCCATCTGCTTCCCCTTCGTCTTCACCTCCGTCAAGAATGGATCCGCCTGGACCTATGGCACGCTCACCTGCAAAGTGATCGCCTTCCTGGGCGTGCTCTCCTGTTTCCACACGGCGTTCATGCTGTTCTGTGTCAGCGTCACACGCTACCTGGCCATCGCACATCACCGTTTCTACACCAAGAGGCTGACCTTCTGGACCTGCCTGGCTGTCATCTGCATGGTGTGGACGTTGTCGGTGGCCATGGCTTTCCCCCCAGTGCTGGATGTAGGGACGTATTCCTTCATCCGGGAGGAGGACCAGTGCACATTCCAGCACCGTTCCTTCAGGGCCAATGACTCACTGGGCTTCATGCTCCTGCTGGCACTCATCCTCCTGGCCACACAGCTGGTTTACCTCAAGCTTATCTTCTTCGTCCACGACCGACGGAAGATGAAGCCCGTCCAGTTCGTGCCTGCCGTCAGCCAGAACTGGACCTTCCATGGGCCAGGTGCCAGCGGGCAGGCGGCGGCAAACTGGCTTGCTGGATTTGGGAGAGGCCCCACCCCACCTACT includes these proteins:
- the gpr85 gene encoding putative G protein-coupled receptor 85 encodes the protein MIPPPSMANYSHAGDHTILQNVSPLATFLKLTSLGFIIGVGVVGNLLISILLVKDKSLHRAPYYFLLDLCASDILRSAICFPFVFTSVKNGSAWTYGTLTCKVIAFLGVLSCFHTAFMLFCVSVTRYLAIAHHRFYTKRLTFWTCLAVICMVWTLSVAMAFPPVLDVGTYSFIREEDQCTFQHRSFRANDSLGFMLLLALILLATQLVYLKLIFFVHDRRKMKPVQFVPAVSQNWTFHGPGASGQAAANWLAGFGRGPTPPTLLGIRQNSNAAGRRRLLVLDEFKTEKRISRMFYIMTFFFLALWGPYLVACYWRVFARGPVVPGGYLTAAVWMSFAQAGVNPFICIFSNRELRRCFSTTLLYCRKSRLPREPYCVI